In a genomic window of Methylovirgula sp. 4M-Z18:
- the groES gene encoding co-chaperone GroES, with translation MKFRPLHDRVVVRRLDSEEKTKGGIIIPDTAKEKPQEGEVIAVGSGARDEAGKLVALDVKKGDKVLFGKWSGTEVKIDGQELLIMKESDIMGIIG, from the coding sequence ATGAAATTCCGTCCCCTGCACGACCGTGTTGTCGTTCGTCGCCTCGACAGCGAAGAAAAGACCAAAGGCGGTATCATCATCCCCGACACCGCTAAGGAAAAGCCGCAAGAGGGCGAAGTGATCGCCGTCGGCTCGGGCGCTCGCGACGAGGCCGGCAAGCTGGTCGCGCTCGACGTCAAGAAGGGCGACAAGGTCCTGTTCGGCAAGTGGTCCGGCACGGAAGTGAAGATCGACGGTCAAGAACTCCTGATCATGAAGGAGTCTGACATCATGGGCATCATCGGCTAA
- a CDS encoding ABC transporter ATP-binding protein/permease, translating into MRILGLAVAIFSVIALVIGVKGDTGALMIGVIGIPCAALTFLSLSISSFLKNFVAIFAFETILFGALYLAGSAQYWPAAFADYTIPETLPLTMAVFVIAVFGASYIPIVRSMTRIADRYFEQNEPGTFRIWPLPEMRLLERRIASMMLVSLVLINQIVVGVTVVLTYARRDIFNALQAKNAGNFWYALIFEFLVWAMIYVAFAVTNYVVSSTFILRWRRWLTKFYVAHWLDGAAHYRMSLIGGETDNPDQRISEDVNLFLDGGDQGYGIYSFSVMLISTFSSLAAFSILLWNLSSDFIVPGLGIAVPGSLFWVALLYAAFGTFVAMYIGKGYAALSFKRQRYEANMRFSLARLREYGEQVALLHGEDTEKQSVMGRFGEIFANYMQIIDKRKKITAFSGLYGQMNVVIPYVFGAPFYFAGKMELGQLTQVANSFGEVIGAFNFIVDNYVYLASYRAVLDRLTSFDNAIERANLLGTKAPHIVLERAGDDVVLSNLKVDLPQGEELLQVDHFRFNGQQRTLVSGPSGSGKSTLLRAIVGAWPYGEGKVSTPAGQNILLLPQRPYFPLGSLRSVVSYPSAEGTYRDAEIVAVLNEVGLSHISANLDESHIWTQQLSGGEQQRLAVARALLAKPDWLLLDEATSALDEKSEKRLYDIIKMSLPNTKVVSIGHRSSLIGMHDRMVEMVRGADGTSTLREAVLATS; encoded by the coding sequence ATGCGAATCCTAGGACTTGCCGTCGCGATCTTTTCGGTGATCGCTCTTGTCATTGGCGTGAAGGGGGATACGGGCGCCCTGATGATCGGGGTCATCGGCATACCCTGTGCCGCCCTGACGTTTCTCTCTCTGAGCATCTCGAGCTTCCTGAAAAATTTCGTCGCGATCTTTGCGTTCGAAACCATTTTGTTCGGTGCGCTTTATCTCGCCGGTAGTGCCCAATACTGGCCGGCGGCCTTCGCCGATTACACCATTCCCGAAACCCTGCCGCTGACCATGGCGGTTTTCGTGATCGCCGTCTTTGGCGCCTCCTATATCCCGATCGTCCGCTCGATGACCCGTATTGCGGACCGCTATTTCGAACAAAATGAACCGGGAACGTTCCGCATCTGGCCCCTGCCAGAAATGCGGCTGCTGGAGCGTCGGATCGCTTCGATGATGCTCGTGTCGCTTGTTTTGATCAATCAGATCGTCGTTGGTGTCACGGTCGTCTTAACATACGCGCGTCGCGACATTTTCAATGCGCTTCAAGCAAAGAATGCGGGAAATTTTTGGTACGCACTCATTTTCGAGTTTCTTGTTTGGGCTATGATCTACGTGGCCTTTGCCGTCACGAACTATGTCGTGAGCTCGACCTTCATCTTGCGTTGGCGCCGGTGGCTAACGAAATTTTATGTGGCGCATTGGCTTGATGGCGCGGCCCATTATCGTATGTCGTTGATCGGCGGCGAAACGGACAACCCCGACCAGCGTATTTCTGAGGACGTGAATCTGTTCCTTGATGGTGGTGACCAAGGCTACGGCATCTATTCCTTCTCTGTGATGTTGATCTCGACTTTCAGTTCGCTTGCCGCCTTTTCGATCCTACTTTGGAATCTATCGTCGGATTTCATTGTCCCTGGGCTCGGCATCGCGGTCCCTGGATCACTGTTCTGGGTGGCTCTTCTGTATGCGGCCTTTGGGACGTTCGTCGCCATGTATATCGGTAAAGGATATGCCGCGCTCAGTTTTAAAAGGCAGAGATATGAGGCGAACATGCGTTTCTCGCTGGCGCGTCTGCGTGAATATGGTGAACAGGTCGCGCTCCTGCATGGTGAGGATACGGAAAAGCAAAGCGTGATGGGGCGTTTTGGCGAGATTTTTGCGAACTACATGCAAATCATCGACAAGCGTAAGAAAATTACGGCGTTCAGCGGCCTCTATGGTCAGATGAATGTCGTTATTCCCTACGTCTTCGGCGCGCCGTTTTACTTTGCGGGTAAGATGGAGCTCGGGCAACTCACCCAGGTCGCCAATTCGTTTGGCGAAGTCATCGGTGCGTTCAACTTCATCGTCGACAATTACGTGTATTTGGCGAGCTACCGCGCGGTCCTCGACCGTCTCACGTCCTTCGATAACGCCATCGAGCGGGCAAATCTCCTTGGCACGAAGGCGCCTCACATCGTCCTGGAGCGGGCCGGAGACGATGTGGTGCTGTCCAATCTGAAGGTAGACCTGCCGCAGGGCGAAGAGCTTTTGCAGGTGGATCATTTCCGCTTCAACGGTCAGCAGCGCACCTTGGTGAGCGGGCCGTCGGGATCGGGCAAATCGACATTGCTGCGGGCAATCGTCGGCGCTTGGCCTTATGGCGAGGGGAAGGTCTCGACCCCAGCCGGACAAAATATTCTTCTTCTGCCGCAGCGGCCGTATTTCCCCCTCGGTTCTCTGCGCAGTGTGGTCAGCTATCCCTCCGCCGAGGGAACCTATCGCGACGCCGAGATCGTGGCTGTGTTGAACGAGGTTGGACTGTCGCATATTTCGGCGAATCTGGACGAATCTCACATTTGGACGCAGCAGCTTTCCGGCGGCGAACAGCAAAGGCTTGCCGTGGCGAGAGCGTTGCTCGCCAAACCCGATTGGCTCTTGCTCGACGAAGCGACGTCGGCCCTCGACGAGAAGTCGGAGAAGAGGCTCTACGACATTATCAAGATGTCGCTGCCTAACACCAAGGTCGTTTCCATCGGCCACCGGTCGAGCTTGATCGGCATGCACGACCGCATGGTCGAAATGGTTCGGGGTGCCGACGGAACATCGACGCTTCGCGAGGCGGTCCTGGCCACCTCGTGA
- the groL gene encoding chaperonin GroEL (60 kDa chaperone family; promotes refolding of misfolded polypeptides especially under stressful conditions; forms two stacked rings of heptamers to form a barrel-shaped 14mer; ends can be capped by GroES; misfolded proteins enter the barrel where they are refolded when GroES binds), with protein MAAKDVRFSSDARDRMLRGVDVLANAVKVTLGPKGRNVVIDKSFGAPRITKDGVTVAKEIELEDKFENMGAQMVREVASKTNDTAGDGTTTATVLAQAIVKEGAKLVASGMNPMDLKRGVDLAVAEAVKDIQKRSKKIKSSDEVAQVGTISANGDLSIGDMIAKAMQKVGNEGVITVEEAKSLETELDVVEGMQFDRGYLSPYFITNAEKMIAELDDPYILIHEKKLSSLQAMLPVLEAVVQTGKPLVIIAEDVEGEALATLVVNKLRGGLKVAAVKAPGFGDRRKAMLEDIAILTGGQMIAEDLGIKLETVTLAMLGRAKRIRIDKENTTVIDGAGKKKDIEGRVAQIKSQIEETTSDYDREKLQERLAKLAGGVAVIRVGGATEIEVKEKKDRVDDALNATRAAVEEGIVPGGGVALLRARAAVSKLHSDNEDIAAGIRIVLKALESPIRQIVENAGVEGSIVVNKISENKSQTFGFNAQTEAYVDMIESGIVDPAKVVRTALQDAASVAGLLITTEAMIGDKPKKEAAAPAMPGGGMGGMDF; from the coding sequence ATGGCTGCTAAGGACGTACGTTTTTCGTCTGACGCCCGCGACCGGATGCTGCGCGGCGTTGATGTTCTCGCCAATGCGGTGAAGGTCACGCTCGGCCCGAAAGGCCGCAACGTCGTGATCGACAAGAGCTTCGGCGCTCCCCGCATCACCAAGGACGGCGTGACCGTTGCCAAGGAAATCGAGCTTGAGGACAAGTTCGAGAACATGGGCGCCCAGATGGTGCGCGAAGTCGCTTCCAAGACCAACGACACGGCTGGCGACGGCACCACGACCGCAACCGTTCTCGCCCAGGCGATCGTGAAGGAAGGCGCCAAGCTCGTCGCTTCCGGCATGAACCCGATGGACCTGAAGCGCGGTGTTGACCTCGCCGTTGCCGAAGCCGTCAAGGACATTCAGAAGCGCTCGAAGAAGATCAAGTCTTCGGACGAAGTGGCGCAGGTTGGCACGATTTCGGCCAACGGCGACCTGTCGATCGGCGACATGATCGCCAAGGCGATGCAGAAGGTCGGCAATGAAGGCGTGATCACGGTGGAAGAGGCCAAGAGCCTCGAGACCGAACTCGACGTCGTCGAGGGCATGCAGTTCGACCGCGGCTATCTCTCGCCGTATTTCATCACCAACGCTGAGAAGATGATCGCCGAGCTCGACGATCCCTACATTCTCATCCACGAGAAGAAGCTCTCCTCGCTGCAGGCCATGCTGCCGGTGCTGGAAGCCGTCGTGCAGACCGGCAAGCCGCTCGTCATCATCGCTGAAGACGTGGAAGGCGAAGCGCTCGCGACCCTCGTCGTCAACAAGCTGCGCGGCGGCCTGAAGGTTGCTGCCGTCAAGGCTCCGGGCTTCGGCGACCGCCGCAAGGCCATGCTGGAAGACATCGCGATCCTGACCGGCGGTCAGATGATTGCGGAAGACCTCGGCATCAAGCTCGAAACCGTCACCCTGGCGATGCTCGGCCGCGCGAAGCGCATCCGTATCGACAAGGAAAACACCACCGTGATCGACGGCGCCGGCAAGAAGAAGGACATCGAAGGCCGCGTTGCTCAGATCAAGTCGCAGATCGAGGAAACCACCTCGGACTACGACCGCGAGAAGCTGCAGGAGCGTCTTGCCAAGCTCGCGGGCGGCGTCGCCGTGATCCGCGTCGGCGGTGCGACCGAAATCGAAGTGAAGGAAAAGAAGGACCGCGTTGATGACGCCCTGAACGCCACCCGCGCTGCGGTGGAAGAAGGCATCGTCCCCGGCGGCGGCGTGGCTCTGCTGCGTGCCCGCGCCGCGGTCTCGAAGCTGCACAGCGACAACGAGGACATTGCTGCCGGCATCCGCATCGTGCTGAAGGCGCTTGAGTCCCCGATCCGTCAGATCGTTGAAAACGCTGGCGTCGAAGGCTCCATCGTCGTCAACAAGATCTCCGAGAACAAGTCGCAGACCTTCGGCTTCAACGCCCAGACCGAGGCATATGTCGACATGATCGAAAGCGGCATCGTCGATCCGGCGAAGGTCGTGCGCACCGCGCTGCAGGACGCAGCCTCGGTTGCCGGCCTCCTGATCACGACCGAAGCGATGATCGGCGACAAGCCGAAGAAGGAAGCTGCGGCGCCGGCAATGCCGGGCGGCGGCATGGGCGGCATGGATTTCTAA
- a CDS encoding META domain-containing protein has protein sequence MRTKLFLALLTTGLLAAFALPAAAQDATIVGRHKKKAQQEQPQQPTFAQPDQTFPVGAQWTVSEINGKPVPGDAELTLSIDGNDRGTGFSGCNTWSSTLKPIQGQRLAMGSVALTSKTCPPAVTQIEHVYLGILHSGPYWSIDGSDLIVKSQYGVLRFKRGI, from the coding sequence ATGCGCACCAAACTTTTTCTTGCCCTGCTGACCACCGGCCTTCTCGCCGCTTTCGCCCTGCCGGCAGCGGCCCAGGATGCGACCATCGTTGGCAGGCACAAGAAAAAGGCGCAACAAGAGCAACCGCAGCAGCCCACCTTCGCGCAGCCCGACCAGACGTTCCCCGTCGGTGCGCAATGGACAGTTTCGGAAATCAATGGCAAGCCCGTGCCGGGCGACGCCGAACTCACGCTCTCGATCGACGGCAACGACCGCGGCACCGGTTTTTCGGGCTGCAACACCTGGTCGTCGACCCTGAAACCCATTCAGGGCCAGCGCCTCGCCATGGGCTCCGTCGCGCTCACCAGCAAGACCTGCCCTCCGGCAGTGACGCAAATCGAACACGTCTATCTCGGCATCCTCCATTCCGGCCCGTACTGGAGCATTGACGGCTCGGACCTGATCGTGAAGAGCCAATACGGCGTGTTGCGCTTCAAGCGCGGGATTTGA